In Chloracidobacterium sp., the following proteins share a genomic window:
- the rplK gene encoding 50S ribosomal protein L11 → MAKKIEGYIKLQIPAGKANPAPPIGPALGQHGVNIMEFCKAFNAKTQNDDPDMKIPVVITVYADRSFTFETKTPPAADLLRKASGIAKGSGKPNREKAGTVKRSQIEEIAKKKMQDLNTSNLESAMRTIEGTARSMGLTVEG, encoded by the coding sequence ATGGCAAAGAAGATAGAAGGTTACATCAAGCTACAAATTCCGGCGGGCAAGGCCAATCCGGCGCCGCCGATCGGCCCTGCGCTGGGCCAACACGGCGTTAACATCATGGAATTCTGCAAGGCGTTCAACGCCAAGACGCAGAATGACGATCCGGATATGAAAATTCCGGTCGTTATCACCGTTTACGCCGACCGGTCGTTCACGTTCGAGACCAAGACGCCGCCTGCAGCCGACCTGCTTAGGAAGGCGTCGGGCATCGCAAAGGGCTCGGGCAAGCCGAACCGCGAAAAGGCGGGAACCGTAAAGCGCTCGCAGATCGAAGAGATCGCGAAAAAGAAGATGCAGGACCTCAACACGTCTAACCTCGAATCTGCAATGCGGACCATCGAGGGCACGGCTCGCAGCATGGGCCTTACCGTTGAGGGCTAA
- a CDS encoding 50S ribosomal protein L1, with translation MKRGKKYLAALEKIEAGRKHTLDEAVSKLKEIAFAKFDETVELTMWLGVDPRKADQLVRGTIVLPHGLGGAAKKVVVVAQGDKIKEAQEAGADEAGGDDIVERIKGGWLDFDALIATPDMMGKVGQLGKVLGPRGLMPNPKTGTVTMDVKTAIEETKAGKVEYRVDKTGVIHSPVGKVSFDDAKLVENTRVLINAVMKAKPTTAKGRYLKKINLAATMSPGVLLDELAYA, from the coding sequence ATGAAACGAGGCAAGAAATACCTTGCCGCTCTCGAAAAGATCGAGGCCGGCAGGAAACACACTCTCGACGAAGCGGTCTCAAAATTGAAAGAGATCGCATTCGCCAAATTCGACGAAACAGTTGAACTGACCATGTGGCTCGGCGTCGATCCGCGTAAAGCGGACCAGCTCGTGCGGGGCACTATCGTGCTTCCGCACGGACTGGGCGGCGCGGCCAAAAAGGTCGTTGTAGTTGCTCAGGGCGACAAGATCAAAGAGGCACAGGAAGCCGGAGCGGATGAGGCCGGCGGCGACGATATCGTCGAAAGGATCAAGGGCGGCTGGCTCGATTTTGACGCGCTGATCGCGACGCCCGACATGATGGGCAAGGTCGGTCAGCTCGGCAAGGTGCTCGGCCCTCGCGGCCTGATGCCGAACCCGAAAACGGGAACGGTCACGATGGACGTAAAGACCGCCATCGAAGAGACCAAGGCCGGTAAGGTCGAGTATCGCGTCGACAAGACAGGTGTCATTCATTCGCCGGTCGGCAAGGTCTCGTTCGACGACGCCAAGCTCGTCGAGAACACAAGAGTCCTGATCAACGCGGTGATGAAGGCCAAGCCGACCACCGCTAAAGGCCGCTATCTAAAGAAGATAAACTTGGCCGCAACCATGAGCCCGGGCGTATTGCTCGACGAATTAGCTTACGCATAA